One window from the genome of Metabacillus flavus encodes:
- the panD gene encoding aspartate 1-decarboxylase, translated as MFRTMMNAKIHRARVTEANLNYVGSITIDEDLLDAVGMTANEKVQIVNNNNGARFETYIIPGPRDTGVVCLNGAAARLVQEGDVVIIISYAMIAEENIRMHTPKVAIMDENNRIVEMLGTEPASTIRM; from the coding sequence ATGTTTCGCACCATGATGAATGCCAAAATACATCGTGCCCGTGTAACAGAAGCCAATTTGAACTATGTAGGAAGCATTACTATTGATGAAGATTTGCTGGATGCGGTTGGAATGACCGCTAATGAAAAAGTGCAAATTGTAAATAATAATAATGGAGCCCGCTTTGAAACGTACATCATTCCGGGTCCGAGAGATACTGGAGTTGTTTGCCTGAATGGAGCAGCAGCAAGGCTTGTTCAGGAAGGAGATGTCGTAATTATCATCTCCTACGCTATGATCGCTGAAGAAAATATCCGCATGCATACACCAAAGGTAGCGATTATGGATGAGAATAACCGCATCGTTGAAATGCTGGGAACAGAGCCTGCATCCACCATTCGCATGTAA
- the panC gene encoding pantoate--beta-alanine ligase: protein MIIINKVHEAKEIVSAWKAEASGSLGFVPTMGYLHEGHLELIKKARADNAKVAVSIFVNPTQFGPNEDFETYPRDLERDLQLARMAGADLVFAPDPSEMYGHAPFVTMTAAARTNVLCGRSRPGHFDGVVTVLTKLFHIMQPDKAYFGKKDAQQVAVIKGLVDEFFFPLEIIPVDTVREEDGLAKSSRNVFLTADERMEAPKIYKSLKAGRLFSEKEKPGAEEIRSYILASLQDIKGAEVDYVEVLQYPELIPVTDQSSEIIAAAAVKFSGARLIDNLIWTRSEK from the coding sequence ATGATTATCATAAATAAAGTGCATGAAGCAAAAGAAATCGTATCAGCCTGGAAAGCAGAGGCCAGCGGTTCACTTGGCTTTGTACCAACGATGGGATATTTGCATGAAGGACATCTTGAACTGATTAAAAAAGCCAGAGCAGATAATGCCAAAGTGGCTGTCAGCATATTTGTCAACCCTACTCAATTTGGACCGAATGAAGATTTTGAAACCTATCCAAGAGATTTGGAAAGAGATCTGCAATTGGCCCGTATGGCAGGGGCAGATCTCGTGTTTGCACCGGATCCTTCAGAAATGTACGGACATGCGCCCTTCGTAACGATGACTGCTGCGGCCAGAACCAACGTACTTTGCGGAAGGTCAAGACCCGGTCACTTTGATGGGGTTGTAACGGTATTAACGAAGCTTTTTCATATTATGCAGCCAGACAAAGCGTACTTTGGGAAAAAAGATGCTCAGCAGGTGGCTGTTATTAAAGGACTCGTGGATGAATTTTTCTTTCCGCTTGAAATCATACCGGTGGACACGGTGAGAGAAGAAGACGGGCTTGCTAAAAGTTCCAGAAATGTTTTCTTAACGGCAGACGAGCGGATGGAAGCACCTAAGATCTATAAAAGTCTTAAGGCAGGCCGCTTATTTTCCGAGAAAGAAAAGCCAGGTGCTGAAGAAATCAGATCGTACATTTTAGCGTCATTGCAGGATATAAAGGGTGCAGAAGTAGACTACGTCGAAGTTTTGCAGTATCCAGAGCTAATTCCGGTTACAGACCAAAGCAGTGAAATCATAGCTGCGGCGGCAGTTAAGTTTTCCGGAGCAAGACTGATCGATAACCTGATTTGGACCCGCAGCGAAAAATAA
- the panB gene encoding 3-methyl-2-oxobutanoate hydroxymethyltransferase, with amino-acid sequence MKSRADFQKMKETGEAIAMITAYDYPSAKQAEKAGADMILVGDSLGMVVLGYDSTIPVTMEDMIHHTKAVKRGAPGTFIVTDMPFMSYHISKEDTLRNAAVLMQKAGSDAVKLEGADEVAGLIQALTKGGIPVVAHLGLTPQSVGVLGGYKVQGKTAEAAAKLLEDALQCQQAGAIALVLECVPRQLAALIQQQLSIPVIGIGAGAETAGQVLVYHDVTGYGVERVPKFVKQYGRADEEMQQALFQYVSDVKGRKFPSEQHTFTMNEDVLDGLYGGVTK; translated from the coding sequence ATGAAAAGCAGAGCAGATTTTCAAAAAATGAAAGAAACGGGCGAAGCAATCGCCATGATTACAGCCTATGATTATCCTTCTGCTAAGCAAGCGGAAAAAGCAGGAGCGGATATGATCCTTGTCGGCGATTCTCTCGGGATGGTTGTGCTTGGATACGATTCTACGATTCCTGTTACGATGGAAGACATGATTCATCATACAAAAGCTGTTAAAAGGGGCGCTCCTGGCACGTTTATCGTAACGGATATGCCTTTTATGAGCTACCATATATCAAAAGAAGACACCCTTCGGAATGCCGCAGTACTCATGCAGAAAGCTGGCAGTGATGCTGTCAAACTTGAAGGGGCAGATGAAGTGGCCGGTTTGATTCAAGCTTTAACAAAAGGCGGAATACCTGTTGTAGCCCATCTCGGACTGACTCCCCAATCCGTAGGTGTCCTTGGAGGCTATAAAGTTCAGGGCAAAACAGCTGAAGCTGCAGCTAAATTACTAGAAGATGCCTTGCAATGCCAGCAGGCAGGAGCGATTGCGCTCGTGCTTGAATGTGTCCCCCGCCAGCTTGCTGCGCTCATCCAGCAGCAGCTATCCATACCGGTCATCGGAATTGGAGCTGGAGCTGAAACTGCCGGTCAAGTACTCGTTTATCATGACGTAACAGGATACGGTGTGGAACGCGTGCCGAAGTTTGTAAAACAGTATGGACGCGCTGATGAAGAAATGCAGCAGGCATTATTCCAATATGTATCGGATGTAAAAGGCCGCAAATTCCCTTCAGAGCAGCACACCTTTACTATGAATGAGGATGTTCTCGATGGTCTTTACGGAGGAGTTACGAAATGA
- a CDS encoding biotin--[acetyl-CoA-carboxylase] ligase, whose translation MEQSNRNVKLRLLEAFAESDQEYVSGQKISEVLGCSRTAVWKHIETLRKEGYEVEAVRRMGYRLIKKPEALSAVEIQSSLRTSFIGQAVHYEKSVPSTQKIAHQLAGEGASEGTIVIADEQTEGRGRLARVWHSPINTGIWMSCILKPKIPLSQTPQLTLLTAVAIVQAIEETTGIQPSIKWPNDILINGKKAVGILTELQAEADSVHSVIIGMGINVNQQDTDFPEALKRIATSLKLEAGIDISRTALIQAILYNLEQLYKTYLAAGFRPVKLLWESYAVSLGREIIARTLQGTIYGKALGINDEGVLLLETADGAVEKIYSADIELS comes from the coding sequence TTGGAGCAATCAAACAGGAATGTAAAGCTAAGGCTATTAGAGGCTTTTGCGGAATCGGATCAAGAGTACGTTTCAGGGCAAAAAATCAGTGAAGTCCTTGGGTGTTCCAGGACAGCTGTGTGGAAGCATATCGAAACGCTTAGAAAAGAAGGCTATGAAGTGGAAGCGGTCAGAAGGATGGGATACCGTCTCATTAAAAAACCTGAAGCATTGAGTGCAGTTGAAATTCAGTCTTCGCTGCGCACCTCGTTTATCGGACAGGCCGTACATTACGAAAAATCGGTTCCCTCTACACAGAAAATCGCACACCAGCTTGCGGGTGAGGGTGCATCTGAGGGGACCATCGTCATTGCTGATGAGCAGACAGAGGGCAGGGGCCGGCTTGCTAGGGTATGGCACTCCCCTATAAATACAGGGATTTGGATGAGCTGTATACTAAAGCCTAAAATCCCGCTCAGCCAAACCCCGCAGCTTACTCTTCTTACTGCGGTAGCCATCGTACAGGCCATCGAGGAAACAACAGGAATTCAGCCTTCGATAAAATGGCCGAATGATATTTTGATCAACGGGAAGAAAGCTGTCGGGATCTTAACAGAACTGCAGGCTGAAGCAGATTCCGTTCATTCTGTCATCATCGGTATGGGTATTAATGTTAATCAGCAGGACACCGATTTTCCGGAAGCGCTGAAAAGGATTGCCACTTCCTTAAAACTCGAAGCGGGGATTGACATTTCCAGAACTGCTCTCATTCAAGCGATTTTGTATAATCTCGAGCAGCTTTATAAAACTTACCTGGCGGCAGGCTTTCGTCCGGTCAAACTTCTATGGGAATCGTATGCGGTCAGCCTGGGGCGTGAAATAATAGCCAGAACCCTGCAGGGAACCATTTATGGAAAGGCGCTCGGAATTAACGATGAAGGCGTTCTTCTGCTGGAGACAGCAGATGGTGCTGTGGAAAAAATATATTCTGCTGATATAGAATTGTCCTAA
- a CDS encoding CCA tRNA nucleotidyltransferase, with the protein MKREFLHALPIIHALEKEGYEAYFVGGSVRDLLLGREIHDVDIATSAPPEKVQAVFSKTADVGAAHGTIIVMYDGEPYEVTTFRTESGYEDFRRPETVRFVTSLKEDLKRRDFTMNAMAMDKDGNLHDYFDGQSAIREKKIKTVGRPEDRYTEDALRMLRALRFSSQLDFEITLDSLEAIKRLASLMKHISVERKLTEFDKLLKGKAASSALYLLQSSGLIDYMPGLAKGMHGWDSFVSRTLPASLGLSERWALLLFDLEADKPKEFLKKWKMPSKRIQQIHSIYLFLLKRLEKQWTDVMLYEAGAKTICLTEAICESQPDWIVKTGVEKAAADYNRLPIHSRADLNTNGNELVQTAGKEPGPWVAEALHAIELEVLEGRLHNSRNDIERWFLRWSNQTGM; encoded by the coding sequence ATGAAAAGGGAATTTTTACATGCTTTGCCGATTATTCATGCTCTTGAAAAGGAAGGATATGAGGCTTATTTTGTCGGGGGATCAGTCCGGGACCTTTTGCTTGGCAGGGAGATCCATGATGTGGATATCGCCACCTCTGCACCGCCGGAAAAAGTCCAGGCAGTTTTTTCAAAAACGGCAGATGTTGGAGCAGCACACGGAACCATTATTGTCATGTATGACGGGGAGCCCTATGAAGTCACGACATTCCGGACAGAATCAGGATATGAGGATTTTCGAAGACCGGAGACGGTTCGATTCGTTACATCATTAAAAGAGGATCTTAAACGCAGGGATTTCACCATGAATGCGATGGCAATGGACAAGGACGGAAATTTGCATGATTATTTTGATGGGCAAAGTGCCATTCGTGAAAAGAAAATAAAAACGGTTGGAAGACCGGAAGACAGATATACTGAAGATGCGCTAAGGATGCTGAGAGCGTTGCGCTTTTCAAGCCAGCTGGACTTTGAAATCACTTTGGATTCTTTGGAGGCAATTAAGCGTCTCGCAAGCTTGATGAAACATATTTCAGTTGAGCGGAAATTAACGGAGTTTGATAAGCTTCTTAAAGGAAAGGCTGCGTCTTCGGCTTTATATCTGCTTCAAAGCAGCGGATTGATTGATTATATGCCAGGCTTAGCAAAGGGAATGCACGGCTGGGATTCTTTTGTATCAAGAACGCTCCCAGCTTCACTTGGATTATCGGAAAGGTGGGCATTGCTCCTTTTTGACCTTGAGGCGGATAAGCCAAAGGAATTTCTAAAGAAATGGAAAATGCCCTCCAAAAGAATACAGCAAATCCATTCTATTTATTTGTTTCTCCTTAAAAGACTGGAAAAACAGTGGACGGATGTGATGCTGTATGAAGCGGGTGCAAAAACCATTTGCCTAACGGAGGCAATCTGTGAGTCCCAGCCTGATTGGATTGTGAAAACCGGAGTTGAAAAGGCGGCAGCAGACTACAATCGGCTTCCGATCCACTCCAGAGCGGATTTGAATACTAATGGGAATGAGCTCGTACAGACAGCCGGCAAAGAACCTGGACCGTGGGTAGCAGAAGCGCTGCATGCTATTGAACTGGAAGTGCTTGAAGGGCGGCTTCACAACTCCAGAAACGATATTGAGAGGTGGTTTCTCCGTTGGAGCAATCAAACAGGAATGTAA
- the bshA gene encoding N-acetyl-alpha-D-glucosaminyl L-malate synthase BshA, whose protein sequence is MKNKLKIGITCYPSVGGSGVVATELGKLLAEKGHEIHFITSSIPFRLNKVYSNIYFHGVEVNQYSVFKNPPYDLALSSKMAEVAEREKLDILHVHYAIPHAICAFLAKQMTGDHLKIVTTLHGTDITVLGSDPSMAQLIRFGIEASDRVTAVSNALVQQTYDLIAPNKHIETVYNFIDDRVYYKKDAAYLKKDYKIKDHERVMIHVSNFRQVKRVKDVIKTFALIADKVASKLLLVGDGPEMSGVCDLVQSMGLREKVLFLGKQENVDELYSISDIKLLMSEKESFGLVLLEAMACGVPCIGTNIGGIPEVISDGENGYIVEVGDIETAAEKAVALLSSRDLHSRFSEQAMTAAREIFKTDQIVEQYEDLYYGLLQGD, encoded by the coding sequence ATGAAAAATAAACTAAAAATCGGCATTACCTGTTACCCATCAGTAGGGGGTTCGGGAGTTGTTGCAACTGAACTTGGAAAGCTATTGGCTGAAAAAGGACATGAGATCCACTTTATTACCTCAAGCATCCCATTCAGACTGAATAAAGTGTACAGCAACATTTACTTTCACGGAGTAGAAGTAAATCAGTATTCTGTTTTTAAAAACCCTCCATATGATCTTGCTCTTTCAAGCAAAATGGCAGAAGTCGCCGAAAGGGAGAAACTGGATATATTGCACGTCCATTATGCCATCCCTCACGCTATATGCGCCTTTTTGGCAAAACAAATGACAGGTGATCATTTAAAAATCGTAACTACTCTTCATGGAACGGATATCACCGTGCTGGGATCGGATCCATCTATGGCTCAGCTGATCCGCTTTGGAATTGAAGCATCTGACCGGGTAACAGCTGTGTCAAATGCACTCGTTCAGCAAACCTATGACCTTATTGCACCCAACAAGCATATCGAAACCGTTTACAATTTTATTGATGACCGGGTTTATTATAAAAAAGATGCAGCTTATTTAAAGAAGGATTACAAAATAAAAGATCATGAACGTGTCATGATCCATGTATCGAATTTCAGACAAGTCAAAAGGGTCAAAGATGTAATTAAAACCTTTGCCCTTATTGCAGACAAAGTTGCTTCGAAGCTGCTTCTTGTTGGAGACGGACCGGAAATGTCAGGTGTCTGTGACCTGGTTCAATCAATGGGATTGAGGGAAAAGGTTCTGTTTTTAGGAAAACAGGAAAATGTGGATGAACTGTATTCGATCAGTGATATTAAACTGCTTATGTCTGAGAAAGAAAGCTTCGGATTGGTTCTTTTAGAAGCGATGGCCTGCGGGGTCCCATGTATCGGAACGAATATCGGAGGAATTCCGGAGGTTATTTCAGATGGCGAAAATGGATACATTGTTGAAGTTGGGGACATTGAAACGGCCGCAGAGAAAGCAGTGGCTTTATTAAGCAGCCGGGACCTGCACAGCAGGTTTTCAGAGCAGGCAATGACAGCAGCAAGGGAAATTTTTAAAACCGATCAGATTGTGGAGCAATATGAGGATCTTTATTACGGATTGCTTCAAGGAGATTGA
- the bshB1 gene encoding bacillithiol biosynthesis deacetylase BshB1 gives MSLEKLDILAFGPHPGDVEYGMGGTLARYANKQIRTGICDLTEAELSSNGAVAERKKEATAASKVLGVKKRIFLDLPDRGLFITPSYVDRLISVIRKYRPDVVYCPAGDPENPDLESCANLVKEAIYSAGIHKYEDSFLLPAHTVNRIYQYVTAPFQKPDMIIDISGTISRKEESLRAYESCSNHTYIDPAFNREQLAGKAAGLAFAEGFISPIPIEMNELPGENK, from the coding sequence ATGAGTCTTGAGAAATTAGATATTTTGGCATTTGGCCCACATCCGGGAGATGTTGAGTACGGGATGGGCGGAACGCTTGCGAGATATGCAAACAAACAAATTAGAACCGGTATTTGTGATTTAACTGAAGCAGAACTTTCTTCAAATGGAGCTGTAGCTGAACGGAAAAAAGAAGCGACTGCCGCGTCGAAGGTTCTCGGGGTGAAAAAGAGGATCTTTCTGGATTTGCCTGACCGCGGATTGTTTATAACGCCTTCCTATGTGGACCGTCTCATTTCTGTTATTAGAAAATACAGGCCGGATGTTGTTTATTGTCCTGCAGGGGATCCGGAAAATCCAGATCTTGAAAGCTGTGCAAATCTTGTAAAAGAAGCAATATACTCTGCAGGAATTCATAAATATGAAGACAGTTTCCTCCTGCCTGCTCACACTGTAAACCGTATTTATCAATATGTAACGGCCCCGTTTCAAAAACCGGATATGATTATCGATATTTCCGGTACAATCAGCAGAAAAGAAGAAAGTTTAAGAGCCTATGAGAGCTGCAGTAATCATACATACATTGATCCCGCATTTAATCGGGAGCAGCTTGCAGGAAAAGCAGCAGGACTGGCCTTCGCAGAAGGCTTTATAAGTCCTATTCCAATCGAAATGAATGAATTGCCAGGTGAGAATAAATGA
- the mgsA gene encoding methylglyoxal synthase — translation MKLALIAHDKKKNDIVQFSTAYKSILEEHELFATGTTGLRIMEATGLSITRCQSGPLGGDQEIGAMIARNEMDIVIFFRDPLTAQPHEPDVSALIRLCDVYAIPLATNMGTAEILIHGLNRGDLTWRKVIHQREGE, via the coding sequence ATGAAACTTGCACTGATTGCCCATGATAAAAAGAAGAATGATATCGTTCAATTTTCAACCGCCTATAAAAGTATTTTAGAAGAACATGAGCTGTTTGCTACTGGGACGACTGGCTTGCGCATCATGGAAGCGACTGGTTTATCCATTACAAGATGCCAGTCCGGCCCGCTTGGCGGAGATCAGGAAATCGGAGCAATGATTGCCAGAAATGAAATGGATATTGTTATCTTCTTCAGGGATCCCTTAACTGCACAGCCTCATGAACCGGACGTTTCAGCTCTTATTCGGCTGTGTGACGTTTATGCAATCCCGCTTGCAACTAATATGGGAACAGCAGAAATTTTGATTCATGGCCTGAACAGGGGAGATCTGACGTGGAGAAAGGTTATTCATCAGCGAGAAGGAGAGTAA
- the dapB gene encoding 4-hydroxy-tetrahydrodipicolinate reductase, producing MDSIKIVVAGPRGRMGKEAVVLAEETSHFELAGVLDRKNGGKKLSEIGEGFTSDALIYTDLKECLFETNADVLIDLTTPETGMLHARTALEMGVRPVVGTTGFTEENLNELKELAESNRLGVIIAPNFAVGAVLMMKFSQMAAKYFPDIEIIEQHHDQKLDAPSGTGVKTAEMISAVREEKKQGHPNEKETLEGARGASYKGIRIHSVRLPGLVAHQEVLFGGEGQTLKIRHDSYDRKSFMSGVKLSCEEVMKLDTLVYGLENIIE from the coding sequence ATGGATTCCATTAAAATTGTAGTAGCAGGACCGCGGGGAAGAATGGGGAAAGAAGCTGTTGTTTTAGCAGAAGAAACCTCTCATTTTGAATTGGCGGGAGTATTGGACCGTAAAAACGGAGGAAAAAAATTAAGCGAGATCGGAGAAGGGTTTACTAGCGATGCCCTCATTTACACTGATTTGAAAGAATGTTTGTTCGAAACCAACGCGGATGTGCTGATTGATCTTACAACACCTGAAACCGGGATGCTTCATGCGAGAACAGCCCTTGAAATGGGTGTCAGACCTGTGGTGGGGACAACCGGCTTTACTGAGGAGAACTTAAATGAGCTGAAAGAGCTGGCTGAATCAAACAGGCTCGGTGTCATTATTGCGCCTAATTTTGCCGTAGGTGCAGTGCTGATGATGAAATTTTCACAAATGGCTGCTAAATACTTCCCTGATATCGAAATCATTGAACAGCATCATGACCAGAAGCTCGATGCTCCATCCGGTACAGGTGTGAAGACAGCCGAGATGATTTCTGCGGTAAGGGAAGAGAAAAAGCAGGGCCATCCGAATGAAAAAGAGACGCTTGAAGGTGCGAGAGGTGCTTCATATAAAGGCATCAGAATTCATAGTGTACGGCTGCCCGGTCTAGTTGCCCATCAAGAGGTTTTATTCGGCGGAGAAGGTCAGACTCTGAAAATCAGACATGATTCATACGACCGGAAATCTTTCATGTCAGGTGTCAAACTTTCATGCGAAGAAGTGATGAAGCTCGATACACTCGTTTACGGTCTTGAAAATATCATTGAATAG
- a CDS encoding nucleotide pyrophosphohydrolase, which yields MKEKTMNDIQKEVDEYIGQFKEGYFSPLAMTARLTEELGELAREINHRFGEKPKKSTEADKAIEEELGDVLFVLVCMANSLNIDLAEAHDLVMKKFTVRDRDRWTKKEEL from the coding sequence ATGAAAGAAAAAACGATGAACGACATACAAAAAGAAGTAGATGAATACATCGGCCAATTCAAAGAAGGCTACTTCAGTCCCCTTGCTATGACTGCAAGGCTTACGGAGGAACTGGGGGAGCTTGCCCGTGAAATCAATCACCGCTTTGGAGAAAAGCCGAAGAAGTCCACTGAAGCGGATAAAGCGATTGAAGAAGAGCTGGGAGACGTCCTGTTTGTGCTGGTTTGCATGGCTAATTCCCTGAATATCGATTTAGCAGAAGCGCATGATTTGGTAATGAAAAAATTTACAGTCCGTGACCGTGACCGCTGGACAAAAAAAGAGGAGCTTTGA
- the ypjB gene encoding sporulation protein YpjB, which produces MKRWVVCLTILLLLFSSTEAKGEETDRWKSLSETSYSAFQLAKQGRTAEALQVLKYFAKQFEKSPEARQAVSGQTVRTISAVHGKAMETLENQQEDQESKMRAVTQFHMVVDAAFTENEPLWSSMEASMMTSFNHLKKDAEIGEATSFEQDWNEFLALYETIYPSVSVDVPPKQVRKVEALISSVGEELMENGTEEERISQLTSMETEFKNLFDRVKDDEADPSLIWVIITTGGMIILTLTYAGWRKFRGEKEKQVERERDR; this is translated from the coding sequence ATGAAAAGATGGGTAGTATGCTTGACGATCCTGCTTCTCCTTTTCTCCAGCACAGAAGCAAAAGGCGAAGAGACGGATAGATGGAAAAGCTTATCTGAGACCTCTTACAGCGCCTTTCAGCTGGCTAAGCAGGGAAGGACCGCTGAGGCTTTGCAGGTGCTTAAATATTTTGCCAAACAGTTTGAAAAAAGTCCGGAGGCCAGGCAGGCTGTATCCGGCCAGACGGTAAGAACGATTTCTGCTGTTCATGGTAAAGCGATGGAAACGCTCGAGAATCAGCAGGAAGACCAGGAATCAAAAATGAGGGCTGTCACCCAGTTTCATATGGTAGTGGATGCAGCATTCACAGAAAATGAGCCGCTCTGGAGTTCTATGGAAGCGAGCATGATGACCTCTTTCAATCATTTAAAAAAGGATGCTGAAATCGGGGAAGCTACATCATTTGAACAGGATTGGAACGAATTTCTTGCTTTATACGAAACGATTTATCCCTCTGTTTCCGTAGATGTCCCTCCCAAACAAGTAAGAAAAGTTGAGGCGCTCATATCGTCAGTCGGAGAGGAATTAATGGAAAACGGGACTGAAGAAGAGCGGATCAGCCAGCTCACATCTATGGAAACCGAATTTAAAAACCTATTTGACCGCGTTAAGGATGACGAAGCCGATCCTTCTCTGATCTGGGTGATCATTACGACCGGAGGAATGATTATCCTGACACTTACGTATGCGGGCTGGAGAAAATTCAGAGGTGAAAAGGAAAAACAGGTAGAGAGAGAGAGGGACAGGTAA
- a CDS encoding DUF1405 domain-containing protein: MKTIYYVLAGKPFLFLLFAVNLLGTLYGYYWYTGQLVITAPQFLIFVPDSPTASLFFTIVILYYLFGKRSPLMEALAVVTLFKYGIWATVMNLLLLITTGELEPTGYMLMASHTAMAIQGLLYIPFYRFKLRHLIIAAVWTLHNDVIDYVFGQMPIYYSLMDYLPAIGYFTFWLSILSLGIAYLFVIKEKRLKLDIL; this comes from the coding sequence ATGAAGACGATATATTATGTATTAGCCGGGAAGCCTTTTTTATTTTTATTATTTGCTGTCAACCTGCTTGGTACGCTGTATGGATACTATTGGTATACAGGGCAGCTGGTGATCACGGCTCCGCAATTTCTGATCTTTGTTCCGGATAGTCCGACGGCAAGTCTGTTCTTTACAATCGTTATCCTGTACTATCTTTTCGGGAAAAGGTCTCCTCTGATGGAGGCGCTGGCGGTTGTCACCCTTTTTAAATATGGAATTTGGGCCACAGTGATGAATTTGCTTTTGCTGATCACCACAGGAGAACTGGAACCAACCGGCTACATGCTGATGGCTTCGCATACGGCGATGGCGATTCAGGGTCTGCTTTACATTCCGTTTTACCGCTTTAAGCTGAGGCACCTTATCATAGCTGCTGTCTGGACGCTGCATAACGATGTCATTGATTATGTGTTCGGACAAATGCCGATTTATTATTCTTTGATGGATTATTTGCCGGCAATTGGTTATTTTACTTTCTGGCTGAGCATCCTTTCACTCGGGATCGCTTACTTGTTTGTGATAAAAGAAAAAAGATTGAAGCTTGATATCCTTTAA
- a CDS encoding menaquinol-cytochrome c reductase cytochrome b/c subunit encodes MHRGKGMKFVGDSRVPAVRKPNIPKDYSEFPGKTEAFWPNFLLKEWLVGAVFLIGFLCLTVAHPSPLERVADPTDTGYIPLPDWYFLFLYQLLKYTYASGPYTVLGAMIMPGIAAGALILAPFLDPGPERRPAKRPVTVGMMLLATAAIIFLTWQSVSTTNWEKVAQQGKIQAEAKIDKNSEGYKVFQEQTCVSCHGDNLQGGAAGPSLVDNGLKPEEIAKIAKEGQGGMPAGVFKGTDEELKVLSEFVSKVSSK; translated from the coding sequence ATGCATCGCGGAAAAGGCATGAAGTTCGTCGGGGATTCTCGTGTTCCTGCCGTAAGAAAACCGAACATTCCGAAAGATTATTCGGAATTTCCAGGGAAAACAGAAGCATTTTGGCCCAATTTTCTTTTGAAGGAATGGCTGGTGGGAGCGGTCTTTTTAATCGGATTTCTCTGCTTAACAGTGGCCCATCCTTCACCGCTTGAACGGGTGGCGGATCCGACTGATACAGGATACATTCCGCTTCCTGACTGGTATTTCCTTTTTCTCTATCAGCTCTTGAAGTATACGTACGCCTCAGGTCCTTACACGGTGCTCGGTGCAATGATTATGCCGGGAATTGCGGCTGGAGCCTTAATTCTTGCACCGTTCCTCGATCCAGGTCCTGAGCGCCGTCCTGCTAAGAGACCAGTAACTGTAGGGATGATGCTTCTTGCGACAGCGGCGATTATTTTCCTGACATGGCAGTCGGTTTCAACAACGAATTGGGAAAAGGTGGCTCAGCAGGGGAAAATTCAGGCTGAAGCCAAAATCGATAAGAACTCAGAAGGATACAAGGTATTCCAGGAACAGACTTGCGTTTCTTGCCATGGAGATAACCTTCAGGGGGGCGCTGCAGGACCTTCATTGGTCGACAACGGACTGAAGCCTGAAGAAATTGCGAAAATAGCGAAAGAGGGACAAGGCGGGATGCCTGCAGGCGTATTTAAAGGAACGGATGAGGAATTAAAGGTTCTTTCAGAATTCGTCTCAAAAGTTTCATCCAAGTAA